AATGCGCTTTGCCGAAGAATGGAGAATTACCTTGGAGCAAAACCTCAATGTAGATTTTTGGCAAGACATGGTGGTGGGGATGGTCGTGAAAGACAACCAGGTAAGTGGGGTAGTGACTTCTATGGGGCTTGAGGTTTTAAGTAACTCAGTGATTCTCACCAGTGGCACTTTTATGAATGGCCTGATTCACATAGGAGAAAAACAATTTGGAGGAGGCAGAGCAGGCGAACGAGCTTCTAAAGGGATTACCGAACAGTTGGTGCAGTTGGGTTTCGAGGCAGGAAGAATGAAAACCGGAACCCCTCCACGTGTTGATGCCCGCTCGATCAACTATGAGGTAATGGAAGAACAAGCCGGAGATGTAGATCCTGGTAAGTTTTCTTATACTGATACTCCCAAACTCAAAGAGCAACGGAGTTGTCATATTACTTATACCAACAAAAAAGTACACGCCATACTAGAGAAAGGCTTTGACAAGTCTCCTATGTTTGCGGGGCGTATCAAAGGCATAGGTCCTCGTTATTGTCCCTCTATCGAAGATAAAATCAATCGTTTTGCCGAGCGTGAACGTCATCAAATATTTGTAGAGCCCGAAGGCTGGAATACAGTAGAAGTATATGTCAATGGTTTTTCTACTTCGTTGCCCGAAGAGGTGCAGTATGAAGCCTTACACAGTATTGTAGGCTTCGAAAATGCCAAAATGTTTCGCCCTGGATACGCCATAGAGTATGATTATTTTCCGCCTACCCAATTGAAAATGACGCTTGAGACCAAACTGGTTGAAAACTTATTTTTTGCTGGGCAAATCAACGGAACCACTGGCTACGAAGAGGCGGCTTGTCAGGGAATGATGGCAGGAATCAATGCTCATTTAAAGGTAAAAGAAGAAAACCCATTTATTTTGAGTCGTTCTGAAGCATACATTGGAGTATTGATAGATGATTTGATCAATAAGGGCACAGATGAGCCCTACCGCATGTTTACTTCAAGGGCTGAATACCGTATTTTGTTGCGTCAGGACAATGCTGACCTGCGATTGACTGAAAAGTCTTACAAACTAGGGCTTGCCTCAGAAAAGCGTATGCAACGCGTGCGGGAAAAAAGAGGGCAAATCAAACAAATGTCTGAAGAGTTGGCAAAGATCAAATACAAACCCAACGAGATTAACAACCACTTAGAAACCTTGGGTACTGCCTCTATCAAAGAAAAATCGGCTTTGATCAACCTGGTAAAGCGACCTGAAGTAAGTTTCGAAAAGCTAAGGAGTTTGGAAGGAAGCGTTGCAGAGTTTTTAAACCAGTTTGATCACGAAGTAGTAGAGCAAGTAGAGATTTTGACCAAATATGCTTCTTATATTGACAAAGAAGAAAAAATGGCGCAAAAGCTGTATGAACTGGAAGGTTTTCGGATTCCTGTAAGCTTTGATTATGACAACCTCAAAGCCATTTCGTCTGAAGGACGTGAAAAACTCAAAACTATTCGCCCTGACACTATAGGGCAGGCTTCACGCATTAGTGGCGTATCACCATCAGACATTTCTATTTTAATGGTGTACCTGGGGCGTTAGTTCAGAAATATACATAAACAAAAAGCGGAGGTATCACCTCCGCTTTTTTGTAAACCAATGTAAGGCATTACGATACAGTAATAATATCCCTTTTGCCTGTTTATAAGGAAAACAGTTGAGTTGAAGATCAAGACAACTGTTTAAATAATCTATTATTGATATAGTTGGCTTTTGTGTTCCTAGTACAACGGGAACTAAATTACTAATGATTTATTCAGCGACTTTTGCCCTCTTACTTCATCGCCAAAAAGTTAGATAGCTATGGCTATCCGCCATTTTAACGATTCGTTAGAGAACAAAACCGAGCTTTTCGCGAGCTCAACGAAGTTAATTCATCCAAATTAATTCATTATTTACTTAATCCCCATTGTACTAGCTGGTCGGAGAATAATTGCTATTGGATTCAAAAACTCAATAAAAGGTTAAGTAAATGTTTGTTTTCATTGTCGCTGATACCAGCGAACAAGTGTAAGTATGATATTTAGGTATTGTAGAATTACTTTAGGTTTTTACTTCCGTCAGCCTGGTACATATACCTGAAAGTATAAGTGGCCGATTGATCTTTGAAAGCATCAGGCGTAGCCGGAGCATCTTTATAGTAGCTTAGTATCTCTACTTTGGCATATTTGCCATCAAAGGTTTTCACCATAATTACCTTACCAGCAATGGGAGTAATCAAGTGCGAAGGAGGTCCGGCATAATTGTACCATCCATTGTTGCTTCCGGCAGGCACTGCCAGGCGCTCGTTACTATCCTGACGAAACTCCTCGCTTGCTGGCGCTGTAGTGAGCTCTTCAAACACCCCTGTTTTGATTACTGCACCTGCTTGCCCACTCCCGCTAATTCCACTATTAAATATGATACTGGAGCCCTTAAAACCAATGTCCCAGTTTTCGTCTTTGCTTACAGTACTACCTTTTTCAAGGCTAAAATATACATAAGGGTTTTCCTGAATCACCTTGCCCGTAGTGCGGTCAATCACATCGCCAGGAGCTGCCAGGTTCTGATATGTTTTGGTTTCTAAAGGAGGAGTTACAGTTTCAGAGGCTTCTTTCTTGCAAGCGGTGCAAGTCAGCAGAACTCCTGCCACCATCAGAAAAATAAAGCTAAATCTAGTCATTGTTTCTACACTATTTGTTATTAAAAATTGATTCTAATCTAAGACACTAAAATGCCATTTATAAAGTTTTGCTTGGGGTATTTCTTTGCCATTGATAGCTCAACCGTATGTACCACAACCTACCTGCAATACCTGGTATTGCTGTAGCGTTCTGAAAGCCAAACAGGTTGTCTATCCCTACCTGTGCCCTCAATGTTTTATACAAGCGTTGGCTCAATGAGGCATTCCAAAGCCAATACCCCGTAACGTACTCATTGTCAGCGTCTAATATTTGGTTGTTGTTCATATCGGCAAGCCCATAGCGACCCCGGTAAACTCCTCGCAAGCTGGCATTGAAACCTTTGGGTAAGTGCTCATAAAACAGGCGTACATTCCACATATGACGCGAGCGATTAAATAAGCCTCCGTATTCAGAAGAGCGCACCCTGGTAGTGACCAATGTTTGAGGATCACGTTTAAATACTTCTCCGTTGTTTAGTTGATCAATCACCGATTTATCTTTGGCGATTAAATACTGATAACCAGCCATTAACTTTAAGCTTTTGAACAATCGGTAACTACCATTAAACTCTACCCCTTGAGTAAATACCTCGCGTAAATTGGCGTAGCTAAATACCGATTGGCTATTTGTTTTTCGGGCAACAATCTGGGTTTCAATCAGGTTTTGTACATCATTCCTAAAAAAGTTGAAACTTGTTTTTAGCCCGCTTTTCCATCGGGTTTCTATCCCAATATTGTAAGCTATAGAAGTTTCAGGTTTTAAACCTTGAAACCGAGATATGTCAGTAAATACAGCCGCTATCTGTCCGGCATCATTGAGTTGCTCTATTCCAGTGGCCAATGCTTGGGTACCAAATACACTATAGCCTGCTACTGCATTGCTAAAATTTAAGTACAATTGTCTAAAGTCAGGTGCTTTAAATCCCACCCCTGCCGAACCCCGCATTGCCAACCAGGGCAGGGCTTGAAACCTTGCCGAGAGTTTGGGACTTACTTGGTTGCCATAGACCGAATGCTGGTCAAACCTGAGTCCTGTAATCACCGAAAGCTTTTTTGCTGGTGTCCATTCGTGTTGCCCAAAGGCATACAATGTACTAAAGCGTTGTTGGGTAGTGTAGCGGGTAGCCTCTACCGACTCCAAGGTACTGCCTATGCCCAGCGTTAAAAAATGCTGTTTGTTGATATAATAGTTGGTGACCACTTCGGGGCGGCTAAATTTCTGTTTAAAAAAGCTTTCATCATACACACTTTGGTCTTGCTCGTAGCGTAGCAATGAGCGAGTAGAGTATTGGGTGTGGTAAAACTTATACTTGAACTGTACATTTGGTGTAAGCTTGTGCTCTGCTACTGCATGTATATTCATATCTGTTTGTGCCCCATCTCCACTTACTATCACAGGTGGGTTGCTCCCTATATTGGCTTTTTGCTGTTGGCTTTCGCCAAAATATCTACCCGACAAAGAGAACTTAAGTTTTGGGTTGAATTTGTATTGCAGTTTTGCCTGCAAGGTATGGTTACGAAAAGGTTCCACGGTGGCTCCTTCAACAGTAGGCGTAAGGTCATAACCCGCACTTTGGTAGCTATCAGCAAATAAAGAAACCGCCAGTTTTTTATGGCGAAAGCCTACTTTACCATTGATATTAAAGGTTTGGTTTGCTCCGTATTGTACATTTACTCCTCCGTTCAAGTCATCTTTGGGTTGGTGAGTAATGATATTAATTACCCCAGCCAAAGCCTCCGAACCATATAAACTAGAACTAGGTCCTTTGACAATCTCTATTTGTTTGATGTTATTTACTGCAATTCTCGACAGAGCCAAAGTGCCTGCTGTTCGTCCAATCAATGGTTCACCATCTATCATAATCAAGGTATAGTCAGCGTCAAACCCTTGCATTTGTATTCCTTGCCCATGGTCATTGTTAATGGCAAGCCCAGTTTGCTCTTGCAATACCTCGGTAAGTCTTACTGCCCCCAAAGCCTTGATTTGTTGCTGAGTAATCAGGGTTACAGGCGTAGTAAGTGTACCCAATTGTTTTTCGGTGCGAGTAGCCGTTACTACTACTTCTTCTAACCTGACTGCCTCAGCACTGTCAGTGAGCCCTGTTTGGCTATATCCATAGCTAACTGTTATACAAGAGATTACAAATAATATTGCAGCATTTTTCATAGTAATTCTGAGTTTGTGTTTGTCAGAAAGACGTTGCAAACAAACCTACTATTTAGAATGATTCCAAATAATTTGAGAACTTTATTTTTATTTAGTCTAAATAAACTATAAGTTTGCCTTATCAAATAACACAACAACATGAGTTTAGTAAAACGGAAAAAATAAAATGAGCCAAATTTTGGTGCAATATTTTAGTTTCAGGCGATTGAAAAAATATTTGCATAGCCAAAGCTATGGACATATTTTTTTAAGAAGTCTGGGGCTATAAGATTAGTCAAATGGCTCAGGTTATTTTAGTAGTTTTATTTATAATCAAATAGACAAAACTGAATAGATATGGAACAATCTGCAATACATCAAAAAAACGTGATTACTCAACTGGGTTTAATTCTCGCCTGGGTAGGGTTACTAGCATATAGCCTGATGGCAGGAGGTTGTACAAGCAATGCATCTGACGAAAGTCAACAACAGCATATAAAGAAGGTAGAAAAAACAACCGTTACACCACTTAGAATTGTATCGCTAAACGGAACCATTACCGAAGTACTATGTGTACTGGGCTATGAGCAAAACATAGTAGGAGTAGATGTAACAAGCACCTATCCAAGCGCCATTAACAAATTGCCTAAAGTAGGGCATACCCGTAATATGCAAGCAGAGGGCATTATATCTTTGAAGCCCTCATTGATTTTGGGTAAAACCGAAGAGCTTAAGCCTGAGCTAATCCAGCAATTAAAAGCCACTAAGATCGATCTAGAGCTTTTTAAAATAGACTATTCTGTTCAGGGAGCCAAGCAGTTGATCAAAGACATAGCTCAAAAACTACCTCCAACCAATGGCGCAACTGTAGAGGCACTCACAAAACAAATAGATGAGCCACTTACAAAGTTGGAAAAGTTGCCAAATACCCCTAAAGTGTTGTTTATTTATGCCAGAGGCGCAGGTACTTTGATGGTAGCTGGCAAAAATACCCCCGTACAAAAAATCATTGAAATGGCAGGTGGACAAAATGCCATCAATGATTTTGACAACTTCAAGCCATTGACTGCTGAGGCATTAGTAAAAGCCAATCCTGAGGTAATTTTGATGTTTGAAAGTGGGCTAAAAAGCCTGGACGAGGGCAATGGATTGTTGAAAATACCAGGGGTAGTCAATACCAACGCTGGACGTAACAAAGCGTTTGTCGCCATGGATGGTCAGTTTCTTACCGGATTCAGTCCGCGTTTGGGGCAAGCAGTATATACTTTAAACAAAAAACTGAAAGCCACTCTTGCAACGCAATAGCTACATACTCATTGTATTATCAGTCATTGTCTTACTATCATTGGTGGCAACATCGGGTATGGGGGCTATTCACATTGGCTTTAGCGAGTGGTGGCAAATACTGCTTGCCAAGGCTGGGTGGGTAGAGGAAGTATCCGATGCGCAAAAAACGG
This sequence is a window from Microscilla marina ATCC 23134. Protein-coding genes within it:
- the mnmG gene encoding tRNA uridine-5-carboxymethylaminomethyl(34) synthesis enzyme MnmG, with the protein product MFPKYDVIVVGGGHAGCEAASAAANLGSKVLLITMDMNKIAQMSCNPAMGGVAKGQIVREIDALGGMSGIVTDKTMIQFRMLNRSKGAAMWSPRCQSDRMRFAEEWRITLEQNLNVDFWQDMVVGMVVKDNQVSGVVTSMGLEVLSNSVILTSGTFMNGLIHIGEKQFGGGRAGERASKGITEQLVQLGFEAGRMKTGTPPRVDARSINYEVMEEQAGDVDPGKFSYTDTPKLKEQRSCHITYTNKKVHAILEKGFDKSPMFAGRIKGIGPRYCPSIEDKINRFAERERHQIFVEPEGWNTVEVYVNGFSTSLPEEVQYEALHSIVGFENAKMFRPGYAIEYDYFPPTQLKMTLETKLVENLFFAGQINGTTGYEEAACQGMMAGINAHLKVKEENPFILSRSEAYIGVLIDDLINKGTDEPYRMFTSRAEYRILLRQDNADLRLTEKSYKLGLASEKRMQRVREKRGQIKQMSEELAKIKYKPNEINNHLETLGTASIKEKSALINLVKRPEVSFEKLRSLEGSVAEFLNQFDHEVVEQVEILTKYASYIDKEEKMAQKLYELEGFRIPVSFDYDNLKAISSEGREKLKTIRPDTIGQASRISGVSPSDISILMVYLGR
- a CDS encoding HmuY family protein, with the translated sequence MTRFSFIFLMVAGVLLTCTACKKEASETVTPPLETKTYQNLAAPGDVIDRTTGKVIQENPYVYFSLEKGSTVSKDENWDIGFKGSSIIFNSGISGSGQAGAVIKTGVFEELTTAPASEEFRQDSNERLAVPAGSNNGWYNYAGPPSHLITPIAGKVIMVKTFDGKYAKVEILSYYKDAPATPDAFKDQSATYTFRYMYQADGSKNLK
- a CDS encoding TonB-dependent receptor plug domain-containing protein; this encodes MKNAAILFVISCITVSYGYSQTGLTDSAEAVRLEEVVVTATRTEKQLGTLTTPVTLITQQQIKALGAVRLTEVLQEQTGLAINNDHGQGIQMQGFDADYTLIMIDGEPLIGRTAGTLALSRIAVNNIKQIEIVKGPSSSLYGSEALAGVINIITHQPKDDLNGGVNVQYGANQTFNINGKVGFRHKKLAVSLFADSYQSAGYDLTPTVEGATVEPFRNHTLQAKLQYKFNPKLKFSLSGRYFGESQQQKANIGSNPPVIVSGDGAQTDMNIHAVAEHKLTPNVQFKYKFYHTQYSTRSLLRYEQDQSVYDESFFKQKFSRPEVVTNYYINKQHFLTLGIGSTLESVEATRYTTQQRFSTLYAFGQHEWTPAKKLSVITGLRFDQHSVYGNQVSPKLSARFQALPWLAMRGSAGVGFKAPDFRQLYLNFSNAVAGYSVFGTQALATGIEQLNDAGQIAAVFTDISRFQGLKPETSIAYNIGIETRWKSGLKTSFNFFRNDVQNLIETQIVARKTNSQSVFSYANLREVFTQGVEFNGSYRLFKSLKLMAGYQYLIAKDKSVIDQLNNGEVFKRDPQTLVTTRVRSSEYGGLFNRSRHMWNVRLFYEHLPKGFNASLRGVYRGRYGLADMNNNQILDADNEYVTGYWLWNASLSQRLYKTLRAQVGIDNLFGFQNATAIPGIAGRLWYIRLSYQWQRNTPSKTL
- a CDS encoding heme/hemin ABC transporter substrate-binding protein — translated: MEQSAIHQKNVITQLGLILAWVGLLAYSLMAGGCTSNASDESQQQHIKKVEKTTVTPLRIVSLNGTITEVLCVLGYEQNIVGVDVTSTYPSAINKLPKVGHTRNMQAEGIISLKPSLILGKTEELKPELIQQLKATKIDLELFKIDYSVQGAKQLIKDIAQKLPPTNGATVEALTKQIDEPLTKLEKLPNTPKVLFIYARGAGTLMVAGKNTPVQKIIEMAGGQNAINDFDNFKPLTAEALVKANPEVILMFESGLKSLDEGNGLLKIPGVVNTNAGRNKAFVAMDGQFLTGFSPRLGQAVYTLNKKLKATLATQ